The DNA region AAAGGCTTGCGTCTAAACCGATATTAAAAGTCGATGCTTTTTCCCAGGTTAGGTCTTTGTTTGATAGCAGGGTGCCCGCTCCGCCCACGGGTACATTATTAAAGCCGTAAGCACTGGCATAATTGAAATAGGTGGTTTGGTACTGAAAATTGCCCACATTCTGATTGCCGACTACGCCATAAGTAACCCGCAGCTTAAGGTTGTTAACTGTTTTTTTGATGGATTGCATGAACGGTTCTTCAGAGATAATCCAGCCGGTACTTACCGCAGGAAAAAAGCTGCCGCGATTTCCTTTCGCAAACTTTGATGAAGCATCGTACCTTGCGTTGGCCTCAAACAGGTACTTGTTTTTAAAACTGTAGTTTAACCGGCCAAGCGCCGAAACAAGGCTGTAAGAATTTATGGCCAGGCTGTTGTTTGAGTTAATGGCATCAACAAGGGTTCCGGTTGTTGGGGTACCCAGTAACTGATCGGTAAGTGTTTTTTGCAATTGAAATCCCCGCTGATTGTAGTTTTCGCTTTCGACGCCTACTTGCGCCTTAAACTCGTGGTCGGAGATTGTTTTACCGTATTCGAGGTAAACTTTGGTGTTAAAAAGCTGCGATTTACTGTTTGCATCGAGCACCGAACGGTCATCGCCATAAACTCCCGAAGGCAGATAATTTACCTGTGTCCGACGGAAAAACGTGCCGTTATTTTGCAGCGTACCACCGAATTGACCTGTTAACTTTAAATCGTTTGTAATGTTCAACTGCCCATTGAAAGAGCCGAAAATTTCGTCGTTATCGGCCTGATTGAAACCGCCTTTTTCTAACACGCCATATTCGTTGTACTGAGAGGCGAAGGGATTGGTTAAATAGTTGCCGTTTTCATCTTGCCAGTTAAAGTTGTGCGGAACCCTGTTGGCATCGGCGAAGATGTTATTATCGCCCACGCTGTTGGTTTTGTTTCGGCTTTTTGTGTAAAGGAGGATAAAGTTTGTTCTGAGCTTGCCGATAATATTGGTCTGGTTCAACCTCAGGTTATACTTTTGATAGCCAAAATTAGCGCCCTCTCCGCCATTGCCGATGAAATTGCTTTCCTGATCCTGGAATCCGGCAGAAACAAAAAATGCACTTTTTTCGCCACCACCTGCGATATTTACATTATGCGATTGCTGGGGTGCGGTGCGCAAAAGGTGCTCAATATCCCATGTACCATCGCCCTGCGCTTTCAGCTCCTGAATTTGATCGGGCGTATAGGCAGGACTTAACCCGGAGTTGACCAGCGATTCGTTTTTATAATAAGCATTTTGATAGGCCGGCACTTTATGTACCAAAACGTTGGCATCTTGAACGCCATAACTGCCATTATAGGTAACAGTGGTCTTCTTGTTTATCTTTCCGGCCTTGGTGGTAATGAGTATAACGCCATTGGCGGCTCTGGAACCATAAATGGCGGCCGAACCTGCGTCTTTCAGTACGGATACACTGGCAATGTCGTTTGGGTTGATTGTATTTAAATTGCCACCAACGATACCATCTACAACAACCAATGGGGTGTTGTCTCCCAGCGTGCCTACGCCCCTGATATTTACGGTTACATTGCTGCCCGGATTTAAGTTTGTTTGCTGAATAATTAAATTCGGCGACTCGCCCTGCAAGGCCTGATAGGCATTAAGTACAGGTTTATTCTCTATGTTTTTTGCATCGATAGTGCTTACTGCACCGGTAATCGATACCCGCTTTTGAGTACCGTAACCTACAACAACAACCTCATCCAACGCATTTTCGCCGCCCGGCTGCAACCGAACATTGATTGTGGTTTGCCCGGCAATTGCAACATCCTGACTAATGTAGCCTACATAGGAGAAAGTAAGGCTCCGGGAAACGAGATTATCGGGAACGGAAAGGCTGTATACACCGCTGTTGTCGGTAACTGCTCCTACCGATGTACCCTTAATTTGCACGGTTACACCGGGAAGCCCCAATCCTTTTTCGTCAACAACTTTACCGCTAACGGTAACATTTGCAGCGTGTTGCGCTGTAACGGCCGTTGCTAATGGCTTGGCAGCGAGGTAGCCAGGCGTAAAGGGAACCAGTATTGATACCAGTAGCACAAGCTGCCAGAGGGGCAGTCGCCTAAGTTTTTTTGTTTCGTAAAATTTAAGTCTCATAACATTTTGGTTAGTTAAATGCTGGTAAGCATTTTGTATATCGGGTTAGGTTTTTATTAGGGTTTAATTGGTGTGCTTGTTTTGCTGATAGCTTCGCTGCCAATGGGCATCGATTTCTTCGAGCGATCGTCCTTTGGTTTCGGGAATCAGTTTCCAGGTAAGGTAAAGTGCCGGAGAGCAGCAAATTGCGAAGATCCAAAACGTCCACGATGAGCCGAGTCCCTGCAGCATAATCGGGGTAAGCTGTCCGACGAAGAAGTTGCCGATCCAAAGTGTTAGCGTGGCCAACGACATGGCCTTGCCACGGATTCCGTTGGGAAAAATCTCTCCGATGACCACCCAGCAAACGGGTCCGAAAGAAAAGGCAAAACAGGCAATAAAAGCAAGAATGAAAATCAATATCCACGGACCTGAAATAACGCCGAGTTGAAACAGCAGACCAATAATGATTAGCGAAACTACTGCGCCGCCAACACCAATGTATAACAGCGGCTTTCTTCCCCATTTATCAACGGTAAAAATGGCTACAAAGGTAAAAACCACGTTTACAAGGCCAATAGTTACCTGACCGCCCAGTGCATTATTTAAGGTAAAACCGGCTTGCTCGAGGATTCTTGGTCCGTAATAAATTACTGCATTAATGCCGCAAACCTGCGATAAAAAGGGCAGTAAAAGGCCAATCCACAATGCTTTTCGGTAAACTGGTTTAAACAAGGTGCTGAGCGAGCGGTCTTCGCTGGCGGTTTCTTGTGCGGCAAAGGCATCGAGTTCTTTTCTCGCGGCCGTTTCGCCATCAATTTTGATAAGGATTTTACTGGCCAGATCGGTTCGCCCTCTGGAAAGCAACCAGCGGGGAGATTCGGGCACCAAAAACAACGAGATAAGGAATATAAGTGCAGGCACTGCGCCAAGCCCGAGCATTGCCCGCCAAACCTCGGCCGAAAATATTTTTTCAGCATGATTGCCTGAAAACAAATCGATTTGGTGGCTTGCCAGATAAGCATTGGTAAAATAAGCGGTTACAATGCCAATGGTTAGCGCAAGCTGATATAATGATACCATGGTTCCCCTTAACCTTGATGGTGCAAACTCGGAAATATAAAGCGGCGACACCATAGAGGCTACGCCAATTCCAATTCCGCCAATAAGCCTAAACACGATTAAGGAAGTGAACGAAGCGGCATACATACAACCGAGTGCGGAGGCCAGAAACAGCAATGCGGAAAGAATAAGCACAATTTTTCTGCCGAATTTGTCGCTCAGCTTACCAGAAATTACTACACCGATAATGCAGCCAAGGAGTGCACAACTCACAAACCAGCCTTCGCTAACGGCATCGAGCCCGAAATCGTTTTTTACGAGGCTTATCGTTCCGGATATTACTGCGGTATCGAAGCCAAACAAAAACCCGCCAAGCGCCGCAACCAAACAAACCAGATAGAGGTAGGAACTGCTTCTTTTTATTTCCATATTTTGTTCTTTTAGCATCATGTTTCTATTTTAAGAAAGCCTTAATCACTTTCGCCCTTGCCTTGCCATTATTTATTATCTTGTAGCTTTTAGCTGCTGCGGGGATAACGAACGTTTCGGCAAAAGCAAAACTCATGGTAGCGCTATTATCTGTGGTTACCGCAATTGAGGTTCCCTCAACCAGCATCAGCACATGGCAAAGGCCTTCGGTTTGTACTTCAACTTCCGAATCGAATTCTAACCGGTGTATATCGTAAAAATGGTCGGCATGCGTAGGCAAATGATAGCACACCACTCCATCGGCTTCGTCCAACAAATACGGTTTGGATATTAATTGTTCTGTAACCTTGTCGCCTTTTCTGCTGAAATCGAGATTTTTAAAGGCGTGATCGATGTTGATTGGCCGAGGTTTCCCATTCAGGTCAAGCCTCAGCCAGTCGTACATTTTGAACGTAAAGATGTATGGAGTTGCACTAATTTCTAATACGAGGTTTTGTGCGCCGGCGCTGTGAATGGTGCGATTTGGAATCAAAAACAGGTCGTGCTTTTTGGCTTTGTGAACCTGAACATATTTTTCAATGTCCACTTCTACTCCATTTTCATTGCTATTTTGAAGCACATTTTTAAATTCATCGGCATTAATGTCTTCCTGAAAACCGAGGTATACGGAAGCATCGTCGTTACAATCTAATATATAGTAGGTTTCATCCTGCGTAATTTGCTCGCCGAATTGTTCTTTAATATAGTTTAGGCTTGGGTGGCACTGTATAGATAGATTGCCGCCCTCGAAAGTATCGAGAAAATCGAACCTGATCGGAAACTCGGTTCCAAAACGTTCAGCGTGTTTGCCCAAAATATTTTTGCCCTGGAGAAACATCAGTAAATCAAACGATACTTCGAGCAAGAGCCCTTCACTTTCGAAAACGATGCCATTCTCTGGCACAATCAGTTCGAACGACCAGGCGTAATTAACCTCATTCTGATCGAGCTGCGGCATGTGCCGTTTCATCCATTGGCCGCCCCAGGCGCCGGCGGCAAACCACGGGCGGGCCCGAAAAACGGAGGTAGACATTTTATTCAACCCATCGCGAATGGTATCAGCATGCGCCCAGTTAATTTCTTCATCCCACTGCGCATCGACGAATACATCTGCACGCTGCACCAAACTTTCTTTATGGTTGTTGAGCACCACCCAATCAACAAAATAGAAACGTTTGTACATTTCTGTTGGCTCCTGTGGTTGCGATTTACCTAAATTGCAGATTGCACCTGCACTCATACGGTGCTGGAGCTCATTTTTGGGTAAATCTACATAAACAAGGGCGGCATCCCAATCGCTTAGCGAAGCACCGCAGCCTACCATAATATTAATATCGAACTCGTGGCTGGCAGCACTGCTTTTCATTGCCTCCAAATCGAAAAAGTCTGCCAATGTTAATGTAGTCTTTCTGCCCCAAACGGCGTCTTTTTCGCCGAGAAATTCACCGGCCATTTCGTCGATTACCGCTTCATTTTTGAAAAAAGAGGCGGTATCTATAATGTTTAAGCTCAAGCCCCGCGAACCGAGTTCCTGTGTTAATGAACTAATAAAAAGATTCCAATAAACGCCTACATAACCGTCGATAACAACTGTTTTTTGTTCGGCGATATAATCACTTAAGGCTGCGTAACCGTTAAATATTTTTTGATCACCAAGGGGATAATACGGATATATATCGTAACCAGTGGGCTTATTAATGGCTTCAGTAAATGCCGGCATAATCTCCTGCTGGGTTTTTCGCATCGGTTCTTCTATAGACATATCTGTGTTGAGATTCTGATAAATGTTGCTTTTATTTTCGTTCATGTTTACACATTGTTTTCAATTTAAAAGTCGCTGCTATTCATCTAAACGAGCATTGGTGAACGCTACTGACTCTGTATGAAAACGTTTTAGTTATTCCAAAAACTGTATTGACTAGCCCCGTTTTAAAAAATGAATTTGGTAATTTTAATTTTTGAGAAAACTCGCTAAAAATTTGGTTAGACAATACACTTTGTTAGTATGTACATACAAATGTATTATTAAAAAATTAGGATGCAAATATTTTTTGATTATTTATTTAGGGTTAATATGTGTCTTAATGACAGTTTATTCTTTTTTTAGGAATATTAGAATTGAAAAGCGAGTTATTTATGTATATACATAGTGAGGAGCTTTTCTTGGTCGTACAGGATTTCTCCATTATTTCGGCAATGAATGCAATGAGCCTACCAGTGGCCTATCAGTCATCCGATCAATATAGGCTACTTGCAGGTATTCATCGGATGACTACATGTTCTTTTTTTATCCGTTGACTAAAGTCAACGGCAATGAATGCAATGAGCCTACCAGTGGCCTCTCGGTCATCCGACGAATATAGGCTACTTGCAGGTATTCATCGGATGACTACATGTTCTTTTTTTATCCGCTAACTGAAGTCAACGGCAATGAATGTAATGAGCCTACCAGTGGCCTATCGGTCATCCGATGAATATAGGCTACTTGCAGGTGTTCATCGGATGACTAAAAGATTTAACGACTCCACAATTGGAATGAACCTTAGCGACTGCCTTGGGTTTTTAATAATGCTTTCACTTCATCGAGTGAGCGGCCGGGCGGCGTAAGCACAGCTGGAATCGGCCGATTAGAAAGCGACTGAAAATAAAGCACATTGGCATCACGCCACAGCGTGGCTTCCTCATGTTGAGTGGTTAAAAGCGACTGCACTTTTTTGAACTGCTCAGCATCAACAAAGGGGCCAAGTTGGTTCCATTGGTCAGCCATTTTTGCCACCTGTTCAACACCTTGATAATAATGTCTGCATAATCCATCCCAAACCGGAAGTCCTGATTTCAGTTTAAAATCCCAGCTCACATGATGAAACCACAGGAGGTATTTTTCGGGACAGCTTTTAGGATCATCAAAAATCTCTTTGAGCGGGGTTTGGTATTGTGCGGTGGCCTTGCTGCCAGCGCTGCTCCTATCGTACCCAATTCCTAAACGGTCTGCCCGGTGAAAACTCTCTGCTGAAAGAACGGGAGCTGGCTTATCTCGCCTCCAGGGCGCCGGCCGGTAGTGGCTAACGTCCATTAACATCGTTAATCCCAAAGGCGTCATGTAATCTACAGCGGCCTCCCTTGAGTTCATCATCATATCGAGTGCGGTATTGATAAATTTCGGATCGTTGGAAAACGTTAATCCGAGCCATTCCTTTGCAATGTCAGCTGATGTTAGATCAGGGTTCCAGGCCAACCTGCCAAACGCAAACCAATTGGCCTGTCCAAAGGGATGCCCTGTCCAGTTTTTAATGTTACCGACGTTGGCCACACCCGCAATTGCCGTTTGCTGCCCGGCTGAGATCTTTTTGCTGATCACCTTTGAAATCGTCGCCCCCTTTCCCCATGCATAAGTATCTGCTTGCAGGCATTCCTCAAATAAGGGCGCCAGATAAACGAGATGCTTGTCGAACCCCAGATACTCCTGGGTAATCTGCACTTCAAGCATCAGCTGTGTATTTGGCATTGCGCCGAACAAAGGGTTAAAAGGTTCGCGGGGCTGAAAATCGATGGGGCCATTTTTAACTTGCAAAAGCACATTGGAGCTGAATTGTCCATCGAGCGGTTTAAATTCGTTGTAGGCTTCAACCACCCGGTCGTCGCTCGCCTTGTTGTTGTAAACAAAGGCCCTCCACATCAATAAACCATTATGCGGCTTTAATAAATCGGCCAGTAGGTTGGCTCCCTGTGCATGGCTGCGCCCGTAATCTTGCGGGCCTGGTTGCCCCTCGGAGTTTGCTTTTACGCAGAAGCCGCCAAAATCAGGTATCGCCTGATAAATTTCTGCTATCTTCTCTTTCCACCATTTTTTAACGTCCTCATTTAGTGGATCGGCAGTTTTTAACCCGCCCAGTTCCATTGGCGCCGTAAATTTAGCGGTGAGATAAACCCTGATGCCGTACAGCCGCAACACATTGGCCAATGCTTTTACTTTTGCAATGTATGCTGTAGAAAGTATTTTTGAGTTGGCGTTTACGTTGTTTAATACCGTTCCATTGATTCCTATTGAAGCGTTGGCCCGTGCATAATCGATGTAGCGGGGATCAATTCGTTTGGGCAACTCTTCCCACTTAAAAATGGAATTTCCGGCATAGCCCCGCTCAACCGAGCCGTCTAAATTATCCCAATGGTTAAGAATCCTGTTCTCAATTTTCGGGTAATCGCTAATGAAGATACTTTTCAAATGTACGCCATTTTGTAATTCAGTAAGCAGTTTAAACACGCCATAAAGCAAGCCAACATCCTCGTTGGCGACAACAACCAAACGTTGCTTTCCCTTAAGTTTGGCAGTAAATACCATAAAACCATCTTTGCCCAATTTGCTCAGCGCTTTGGTTTGTTCTAAATCTCCAAGTTCTGGGCACGTTCTGGGCGTTGCTACAATAAGGGTAGCCTGTTCAACCGAGCTCGCCAGCCTTAAACGCGCTTCCAGGAGGCCGATTGAAGCGGTTTCGATCTCTTGTTTTGCCACCGTGGCAGTGGGCGAAGTTGAGGGGAAATAAACAGCACTTAAAAAGCTTCTGTATTCGGCTGCCACGGCTTTGTTGGTAATGCGGTTATACCGCAGCCACAACTTGTAACCATCTTCGGCCTTTGCCCAATAACTACCGAGTACAAGAAGGAGTAAACAAGCGATTCTCAAAAAATTTTTCAACATGGTTGCTTTCGTCAATGGTGCTATTTTAACAGATTTTGAAGTTTTTCGAGTACGTTATTGAACCCGAATACGCGATCGCCGGCATACCAGTCGACAAAAATTCCGTGCTGGGTGCTACCAAGTGCCGAACGTGCCTGCTGAAGTTCGTCGATTGCTTTTTTAACAAATGCCAACCGCTGCCCGTTGTTATCAGGTTGTTTGCTATAGCCCATCGAAAGATTAAACAGCGCCAGATTAAGGTGTTCCATGTATTTGGCCTGAGCAATTAAATTATCATCGAGAAAAGTACGCTGCCCGGCACTTACCGACTTTTTAACGATCTCTGCCTTGCGTGCTACCTCGCCAAAACGTGTAGCTGAGCGCTCGGTTTCTTTAATCAGCGCCTCAATTACCGTTTCACATCCGTTATCTTGCGGCACAATGTTATAAGTTCGGTTCTTCTCTTGTTCGGCTG from Pedobacter endophyticus includes:
- a CDS encoding class I mannose-6-phosphate isomerase, with amino-acid sequence MNENKSNIYQNLNTDMSIEEPMRKTQQEIMPAFTEAINKPTGYDIYPYYPLGDQKIFNGYAALSDYIAEQKTVVIDGYVGVYWNLFISSLTQELGSRGLSLNIIDTASFFKNEAVIDEMAGEFLGEKDAVWGRKTTLTLADFFDLEAMKSSAASHEFDINIMVGCGASLSDWDAALVYVDLPKNELQHRMSAGAICNLGKSQPQEPTEMYKRFYFVDWVVLNNHKESLVQRADVFVDAQWDEEINWAHADTIRDGLNKMSTSVFRARPWFAAGAWGGQWMKRHMPQLDQNEVNYAWSFELIVPENGIVFESEGLLLEVSFDLLMFLQGKNILGKHAERFGTEFPIRFDFLDTFEGGNLSIQCHPSLNYIKEQFGEQITQDETYYILDCNDDASVYLGFQEDINADEFKNVLQNSNENGVEVDIEKYVQVHKAKKHDLFLIPNRTIHSAGAQNLVLEISATPYIFTFKMYDWLRLDLNGKPRPINIDHAFKNLDFSRKGDKVTEQLISKPYLLDEADGVVCYHLPTHADHFYDIHRLEFDSEVEVQTEGLCHVLMLVEGTSIAVTTDNSATMSFAFAETFVIPAAAKSYKIINNGKARAKVIKAFLK
- a CDS encoding alpha-glucuronidase family glycosyl hydrolase, which translates into the protein MLKNFLRIACLLLLVLGSYWAKAEDGYKLWLRYNRITNKAVAAEYRSFLSAVYFPSTSPTATVAKQEIETASIGLLEARLRLASSVEQATLIVATPRTCPELGDLEQTKALSKLGKDGFMVFTAKLKGKQRLVVVANEDVGLLYGVFKLLTELQNGVHLKSIFISDYPKIENRILNHWDNLDGSVERGYAGNSIFKWEELPKRIDPRYIDYARANASIGINGTVLNNVNANSKILSTAYIAKVKALANVLRLYGIRVYLTAKFTAPMELGGLKTADPLNEDVKKWWKEKIAEIYQAIPDFGGFCVKANSEGQPGPQDYGRSHAQGANLLADLLKPHNGLLMWRAFVYNNKASDDRVVEAYNEFKPLDGQFSSNVLLQVKNGPIDFQPREPFNPLFGAMPNTQLMLEVQITQEYLGFDKHLVYLAPLFEECLQADTYAWGKGATISKVISKKISAGQQTAIAGVANVGNIKNWTGHPFGQANWFAFGRLAWNPDLTSADIAKEWLGLTFSNDPKFINTALDMMMNSREAAVDYMTPLGLTMLMDVSHYRPAPWRRDKPAPVLSAESFHRADRLGIGYDRSSAGSKATAQYQTPLKEIFDDPKSCPEKYLLWFHHVSWDFKLKSGLPVWDGLCRHYYQGVEQVAKMADQWNQLGPFVDAEQFKKVQSLLTTQHEEATLWRDANVLYFQSLSNRPIPAVLTPPGRSLDEVKALLKTQGSR
- a CDS encoding SusC/RagA family TonB-linked outer membrane protein; the encoded protein is MRLKFYETKKLRRLPLWQLVLLVSILVPFTPGYLAAKPLATAVTAQHAANVTVSGKVVDEKGLGLPGVTVQIKGTSVGAVTDNSGVYSLSVPDNLVSRSLTFSYVGYISQDVAIAGQTTINVRLQPGGENALDEVVVVGYGTQKRVSITGAVSTIDAKNIENKPVLNAYQALQGESPNLIIQQTNLNPGSNVTVNIRGVGTLGDNTPLVVVDGIVGGNLNTINPNDIASVSVLKDAGSAAIYGSRAANGVILITTKAGKINKKTTVTYNGSYGVQDANVLVHKVPAYQNAYYKNESLVNSGLSPAYTPDQIQELKAQGDGTWDIEHLLRTAPQQSHNVNIAGGGEKSAFFVSAGFQDQESNFIGNGGEGANFGYQKYNLRLNQTNIIGKLRTNFILLYTKSRNKTNSVGDNNIFADANRVPHNFNWQDENGNYLTNPFASQYNEYGVLEKGGFNQADNDEIFGSFNGQLNITNDLKLTGQFGGTLQNNGTFFRRTQVNYLPSGVYGDDRSVLDANSKSQLFNTKVYLEYGKTISDHEFKAQVGVESENYNQRGFQLQKTLTDQLLGTPTTGTLVDAINSNNSLAINSYSLVSALGRLNYSFKNKYLFEANARYDASSKFAKGNRGSFFPAVSTGWIISEEPFMQSIKKTVNNLKLRVTYGVVGNQNVGNFQYQTTYFNYASAYGFNNVPVGGAGTLLSNKDLTWEKASTFNIGLDASLFDNRLTASFDYFNKVTRDILQPRQDVPAIFGAATPDFNVAKVRSKGWEAALTYNLRGENVTQSFSINVADNQNKLLKLSGGATEQIINQDVFQLLRRVGEPITQYYGYETNGFFQNQADITNSPKIAGNAVVPGDVKFKDLNNDGVIDAKDKTVLGNPFPRYTFGFTYRLAVKGFDFQLFIQGVGKRETFLRGELVEPFHYGYGATVYEHMTDYWTPNNPDARYPIFANIGSPSNTNNWRTGSDLYKYDAAYARLKNVNIGYTLPQAFTKKAGIERLRVSLIGQNLFTLSKLKFIDPETSEFGNNLSTGSSSNSARQYPLPIFYGAGLDITF
- a CDS encoding sugar porter family MFS transporter; this translates as MMLKEQNMEIKRSSSYLYLVCLVAALGGFLFGFDTAVISGTISLVKNDFGLDAVSEGWFVSCALLGCIIGVVISGKLSDKFGRKIVLILSALLFLASALGCMYAASFTSLIVFRLIGGIGIGVASMVSPLYISEFAPSRLRGTMVSLYQLALTIGIVTAYFTNAYLASHQIDLFSGNHAEKIFSAEVWRAMLGLGAVPALIFLISLFLVPESPRWLLSRGRTDLASKILIKIDGETAARKELDAFAAQETASEDRSLSTLFKPVYRKALWIGLLLPFLSQVCGINAVIYYGPRILEQAGFTLNNALGGQVTIGLVNVVFTFVAIFTVDKWGRKPLLYIGVGGAVVSLIIIGLLFQLGVISGPWILIFILAFIACFAFSFGPVCWVVIGEIFPNGIRGKAMSLATLTLWIGNFFVGQLTPIMLQGLGSSWTFWIFAICCSPALYLTWKLIPETKGRSLEEIDAHWQRSYQQNKHTN